A genomic stretch from Malus domestica chromosome 15, GDT2T_hap1 includes:
- the LOC103431468 gene encoding uncharacterized protein, whose protein sequence is MAMRSPHSPSRRRPPKFFCLILLIVAPTCIFGLFTNYQKILYFFRPLWDKPPAPFIRLPHYYAENVTMDHLCRLHGWSIRDEPRRVFDGIIFSNELDMLDIRWNELYPYVTKLVIFEANTTFTGIPKPLYFASNRGRFAFAEDKIIHDVFPGVIVPRGSHADPFDLEKKQRIAMNALLRRAGISNGDILIMSDTDEIPSPHTVKLLQWCDGIPPKMHLELKHYMYSFEFPVDYSSWRATAHIYGPRTLYQHSRQTNYLFSDAGWHCSFCFRRIEDFVFKMTAYSHADRVKRREFLDHSRIQKLICRGDDLFDMLPEEYSFKELIKKMGAIPRSTSAVHLPSYLLKNVDKFRFLLPGGCLRSQG, encoded by the coding sequence ATGGCAATGCGATCTCCCCACTCTCCTTCCAGAAGAAGACCACCTAAGTTCTTTTGCTTGATACTGTTGATAGTTGCGCCTACATGTATTTTTGGACTCTTCACAAATTACCAGAAAATTTTGTATTTCTTCCGACCACTTTGGGACAAGCCGCCAGCCCCTTTCATACGACTCCCACACTACTACGCTGAAAATGTCACCATGGACCATCTTTGCCGCCTTCATGGCTGGTCCATACGGGATGAACCCCGCCGTGTTTTCGATGGCATCATCTTCAGCAATGAGTTGGACATGCTTGATATTAGGTGGAATGAGCTTTATCCATATGTCACAAAATTGGTAATCTTCGAGGCAAATACCACTTTTACTGGCATCCCGAAACCTCTCTATTTTGCTTCAAATCGTGGCAGATTTGCCTTTGCCGAGGATAAAATCATCCACGATGTCTTTCCTGGTGTAATTGTCCCACGAGGATCACATGCAGACCCCTTTGATCTTGAGAAAAAGCAACGTATAGCTATGAATGCTTTACTTCGGCGTGCTGGGATTTCCAATGGCGATATATTGATAATGTCAGATACTGATGAGATACCAAGCCCACATACTGTGAAATTGCTGCAGTGGTGTGACGGGATTCCACCTAAAATGCATCTTGAGCTGAAGCACTACATGTATTCGTTTGAGTTCCCGGTGGACTATAGTAGCTGGCGGGCGACAGCCCACATCTATGGCCCTCGTACCTTGTATCAGCATTCACGACAGACAAACTACTTATTTTCTGATGCAGGATGGCATTGCAGTTTTTGCTTCCGGCGGATTGAAGATTTTGTGTTTAAGATGACAGCTTACAGCCACGCGGACCGCGTGAAGCGCAGAGAATTTCTTGACCATTCAAGAATTCAGAAACTCATATGTAGAGGAGATGATCTTTTCGACATGTTACCTGAAGAGTACTCGTTCAAGGAGTTGATCAAGAAGATGGGAGCGATACCCCGTTCGACTTCCGCGGTTCATCTTCCTTCTTACTTGTTAAAGAATGTAGACAAGTTTAGGTTCCTTCTCCCTGGAGGCTGTTTAAGGTCACAGGGTTGA
- the LOC103400395 gene encoding auxin-responsive protein IAA20-like produces MELQLGLALPSTPPPPSPPIKGFDLNSFVYEARVCGSINDNYKKRSFAQAFDDGEHDKTSSTTSATAVPRTLPLLLWNKQSNNDGDEEEDDNNPNKRQHCNSRFTVVIKNDGDGLVGWPPIKSWRKEICFHHHHNDRGGGNGTVRNINGCGGGGRSGSSSNSNQYYNNSTFVKVKMEGVGIARKIDLSLHQSFQTLTDTLMDMFDKCQMDSNNYKLTYQDREGDWLLAQDVPWRSFIRSVQRLNLLKRSD; encoded by the exons ATGGAGCTTCAACTTGGTCTCGCTCTTCCAAGcacccctcctcctccttctccgcCAATCAAGGGCTTCGACTTGAACAGCTTTGTTTACGAAGCTAGGGTTTGTGGTAGTATTAATGACAACTACAAGAAACGCAGCTTTGCGCAAGCTTTTGATGATGGCGAGCACGACAAGACTAGTTCTACTACTAGTGCAACGGCCGTGCCTCGAACGCTGCCTTTGTTGCTTTGGAACAAGCAATCTAACAACGACGGTgacgaggaggaggacgacAACAACCCTAATAAACGCCAACACTGCAACTCCCGCTTTACCGTTGTCATCAA AAATGATGGAGATGGATTGGTGGGGTGGCCGCCCATTAAGTCATGGAGAAAGGAGATTTgcttccaccaccaccacaacgaCCGTGGTGGTGGTAATGGAACGGTGAGAAATATTAACGGCTGTGGTGGCGGTGGAAGATCAGGTTCATCATCAAACTCAAACCAGTACTACAACAATTCTACATTCGTTAAGGTGAAAATGGAGGGAGTGGGAATAGCAAGAAAGATTGACTTGAGCCTCCACCAATCTTTCCAGACACTCACAGACACCTTGATGGACATGTTTGACAAAT GTCAGATGGATTCGAACAACTATAAGCTCACTTATCAAGACAGAGAGGGAGACTGGCTATTAGCTCAAGATGTTCCTTGGAG AAGTTTCATCCGGTCGGTGCAGCGTCTGAACTTGCTTAAGAGAAGTGATTAA